The Setaria viridis chromosome 6, Setaria_viridis_v4.0, whole genome shotgun sequence genome contains a region encoding:
- the LOC117860578 gene encoding transcription factor GTE9 isoform X1 gives MMGKTHRFSKGHLLGFVPDYRHGVETVGESKGLGSPSRIDSGSSCAPPKRKCVSVNSEEGEGASGFNVRREVFSLARMTALDKKDLEMKLRDELAQVRALQNRLFPRGPAVNMNGGVVLAPGGGDVHPKKKVEKLKRSNSVQSDRGAPPPVVAAPPVASTINYATSFKQCGNLLKSLMSHAWAGPFLVPVDVVKLNIPDYFDIVKQPMDLGTIQKKMNAGMYSTPREFAADVRLTFSNAMNYNPVNNDVHLMAKTLNKTFETRWRLIEKKLPRPGEKPPQPDEKPPQPDEKPPMREPSKKNKTKRDAIEKEDPIKKKPSKKSTPKQDIFQEEDLLDNPVLQPKKRKTSPLVSSPLLQDAPLVEAVVPTGKRIMTSEEKYELSARLQSYGALIPDHVVEFIRSHADDCGADEEELELDMDALGDDTLFELQKLLDDYDRVNPSRNLTEEDPHEVESQSQHELINPSVCNEEGNELIDEDIDIGENDPPVSTLPPVVFEVETADRSSKRSTSSSSSSDSESSSSDSDSSSSSGSDTDAKALPQNSGLKESVLPVDCLDQEKGSLNTSNLPEQSTEPVSVTADGEGENVSEKQVSPEKQIRAALLRSRFADTILKAHEKALDQVTKKDPEKLRREREELERLQREERARLQAEAKAAEDARKKAEAAAAAEAAAEAKRQRELEREAARKALQEMEKTVDINEGSLFLKDLEMLGSVTGEQMPNSVGEMSPADMPEALGFQLGGNPLEKLGLYMKNDEEDDDGDFTDEPAVDVEEGEID, from the exons ATGATGGGGAAGACGCATAGGTTCTCCAAGGGCCACCTGCTCGGCTTCGTGCCGGATTATCGGCACGGGGTGGAGACAGTGGGGGAGTCCAAGGGGCTCGGAAGCCCCTCCAGGATTGACTCGGGGAGCTCCTGCGCTCCGCCCAAGAGGAAATGCGTCAGCGTGAATTcggaggagggggaaggggcCTCGGGGTTCAATGTGCGCCGGGAGGTGTTCTCGCTGGCGAGGATGACGGCTCTGGATAAGAAGGACCTGGAGATGAAGCTCCGTGATGAGCTTGCGCAGGTGAGGGCCCTCCAGAATAGACTGTTTCCAAGAGGGCCTGCGGTTAACATGAATGGTGGGGTGGTGTTGGCACCTGGAGGTGGTGATGTGCACCCCAAGAAGAAGGTCGAGAAGCTCAAGAGGAGCAATTCGGTGCAGTCGGACAGGGGAGCGCCGCCACCAGTGGTCGCCGCACCACCTGTAGCCAGCACTATTAACTACGCAACGTCGTTCAAACAATGTGGCAACCTTCTGAAGTCCCTTATGAGCCATGCCTGGGCAGGCCCGTTTCTTGTCCCGGTTGACGTTGTAAAGCTGAACATCCCTGATTATTTTGATATAGTCAAGCAGCCCATGGATTTGGGTACCATCCAGAAAAAGATGAATGCAGGCATGTACTCTACACCTCGGGAATTTGCTGCAGATGTGAGGCTTACTTTCAGCAATGCTATGAATTACAACCCGGTCAATAATGACGTTCATCTAATGGCCAAAACTCTGAACAAGACCTTTGAAACACGATGGAGGCTTATTGAGAAGAAGCTTCCTCGACCAGGCGAGAAGCCTCCTCAACCAGACGAGAAGCCTCCTCAACCAGATGAGAAGCCTCCAATGAGGGAGCCCTCGAAAAAGAACAAAACTAAGAGAGATGCCATTGAGAAAGAAGATCCCATCAAGAAAAAACCCTCAAAGAAAAGCACACCTAAGCAAGACATCTTTCAGGAAGAAGATTTGCTGGACAATCCAGTTTTGCAACCAAAGAAGAGGAAAACCTCTCCTTTGGTTTCCTCTCCTTTGCTACAAGATGCTCCATTGGTAGAGGCCGTTGTTCCAACTGGAAAGAGAATAATGACGAGTGaggaaaaatatgaattaaGTGCAAGACTGCAATCATATGGTGCATTGATTCCAGATCATGTAGTTGAGTTCATAAGGAGTCATGCTGATGATTGCGGTGCTGATGAAGAAGAATTAGAGCTTGATATGGATGCTCTTGGTGATGATACACTTTTTGAATTACAGAAGCTACTTGATGACTATGACAGGGTTAATCCCTCAAGAAACCTTACAGAAGAGGACCCTCACGAGGTTGAG TCTCAGAGTCAACATGAGCTCATCAATCCATCAGTATGTAACGAAGAAG GCAATGAGCTCATTGATGAGGATATTGACATTGGGGAGAATGACCCTCCAGTTTCGACACTTCCTCCTGTTGTATTTGAAGTTGAAACAGCAGACAGAAGCAGCAAGCGTAGTACATCTAGCAGCTCAAGTAGTGACTCAGAATCATCCTCTAGTG ACTCAGATTCAAGTAGCTCTTCTGGAAGTGATACGGATGCCAAAGCTCTTCCACAAAACAGCGGGTTAAAG GAAAGTGTTCTACCTGTGGATTGCTTGGACCAGGAAAAGG GTTCACTTAACACATCAAATCTACCAGAGCAAAGTACAGAACCTGTATCTGTCACTGCTGATGGTGAGG GGGAAAATGTGTCTGAGAAGCAGGTCTCCCCTGAAAAGCAAATCCGAGCTGCCCTTCTGAGAAGCCGCTTTGCTGATACAATTCTCAAGGCTCACGAAAAGGCACTTGACCAG GTTACAAAAAAGGATCCTGAGAAGCTTCGGCGTGAGAGGGAGGAGCTTGAGAGGTTACAAAGAGAAG AGAGAGCCCGGTTGCAAGCTGAGGCTAAAGCTGCAGAGGATGCTCGCAAGAAGGCTGAAGCAGCAGCGGCTGCCGAGGCTGCTGCAGAAGCTAAGCGGCAAAGGGAGCTTGAGAGAGAAGCAGCTCGTAAGGCTTTGCAAGAG ATGGAGAAAACTGTTGACATCAATGAAGGTAGCCTCTTTCTGAAAGATCTTGAAATGCTCGGAAGTGTCACAGGTGAACAGATGCCCAACTCAGTTGGTGAAATGAGTCCAGCTGATATGCCAGAGGCTCTAGGGTTTCAACTGGGTGGCAACCCCCTAGAAAAGCTCGGATTGtacatgaaaaatgatgaagaggatgatgatggTGATTTCACAGATGAACCTGCGGTTGATGTCGAAGAGGGCGAAATAGATTAA
- the LOC117861604 gene encoding lysine histidine transporter 2 gives MEMQHLDDDYSPAKLASLALAPSNGRTDSQEGRWSPPEKPVVEDWRAINSRRNAKWWYAAFHNVTAMVGAGVLSLPFAMSELGWGVGITVLVLSWIITVYTLWQMVEMHEMVPGKRFDRYHELGQYAFGEKLGLWIVVPQQLVVEVGLNIVYMVTGGQSLKKFHDMVCHDRCKSIKLPYFIMIFASVQFVLSQLPNFHSISSISLVAAVMSVSYSAIAWIASADHHKKNSAEVDYNLRATTTPGKVFDFLGGLGDVAFTYAGHNVVLEIQATIPSTPDKPSKKPMWKGVVVAYIIIAACYFPVALVGYWAFGNQVDENILITLNKPKWLIALANMMVVVHVVGSYQVYAMPVFDMIETVLVKKFWFTPNLRLRLIARTVYVAFTMFIAMTFPFFSELLSFFGGFAYAPTTYFLPCIIWLIICKPKRFSLSWFANWTCIFIGVPLMILAPIGGLRQIILKVKTYKFYQDYQPDAQHISGHR, from the exons atggagatGCAACATCTCGACGACGACTACTCTCCGGCCAAG CTTGCCAGCCTTGCTCTTGCACCCAGCAACGGCCGTACGGACTCGCAGGAAGGCCGGTGGAGCCCGCCGGAGAAGCCGGTCGTTGAGGACTGGCGTGCGATCAACTCGAGGAGGAACGCCAAGTGGTGGTACGCCGCTTTCCACAATGTCACCGCCAtggtcggcgccggcgtgctTAGCCTTCCCTTCGCCATGTCCGAGCTCGGCTG GGGAGTTGGCATCACGGTGCTGGTCCTGTCATGGATCATCACGGTGTACACGCTGTGGCAAATGGTGGAGATGCACGAGATGGTGCCGGGGAAGCGTTTCGACCGGTACCACGAGCTCGGGCAGTACGCGTTCGGCGAGAAGCTGGGCCTCTGGATCGTGGTGCCGCAgcagctggtggtggaggtgggccTGAACATCGTGTACATGGTCACCGGCGGCCAGTCCCTGAAGAAGTTCCACGACATGGTCTGCCATGACAGGTGCAAGAGCATCAAGCTCCCCTATTTCATCATGATCTTCGCTTCCGTCCAGTTCGTGCTCTCCCAGCTCCCAAACTTCCACTCCATCTCCAGCATCTCCCTCGTCGCGGCCGTCATGTCAGTCAG TTACTCGGCAATTGCGTGGATCGCGTCAGCAGATCATCACAAGAAAAATTCAGCAGAGGTGGACTACAACCTGCGTGCGACGACGACACCCGGGaaggtgttcgacttcttgggGGGACTGGGGGATGTTGCGTTCACATATGCGGGGCACAACGTTGTGCTTGAGATCCAGGCCACCATCCCGTCGACACCGGACAAGCCATCCAAGAAGCCCATGTGGAAGGGTGTTGTCGTCGCCTACATCATCATCGCCGCATGCTACTTTCCCGTTGCGCTCGTCGGATATTGGGCCTTTGGCAACCAAGTTGATGAGAACATCCTCATCACCTTAAACAAACCAAAGTGGCTCATCGCCCTCGCCAACATGATGGTCGTCGTCCATGTTGTTGGCAGCTACCAg GTCTATGCAATGCCGGTATTCGACATGATAGAGACGGTGCTGGTGAAGAAGTTTTGGTTCACTCCAAACCTGAGGCTCCGTCTGATTGCCCGGACTGTCTATGTTG CGTTCACAATGTTCATAGCCATGACCTTCCCCTTCTTCAGTGAATTGCTCAGTTTCTTCGGTGGATTCGCCTACGCACCAACAACTTATTTC CTTCCCTGCATCATCTGGCTCATAATCTGCAAGCCCAAAAGGTTCAGCCTGTCATGGTTCGCCAACTGG ACGTGCATTTTTATTGGAGTGCCGCTGATGATACTGGCACCGATTGGAGGCCTCCGGCAGATCATTCTGAAAGTCAAGACATACAAATTCTACCAAGACTACCAGCCAGACGCTCAGCATATCTCAGGCCATCGTTAG
- the LOC117861605 gene encoding lysine histidine transporter 2, whose protein sequence is MEIQQVDNEYSPDKFASLALAPKGRTDSQEGRWRAQEKSIDDWLPINARRNAKWWYAAFHNVTAMVGAGVLSLPYAMSELGWEAGITVLILSWIITLYTLWQMVEMHEMVPGKRFDRYHELGQHAFGEKLGLWIVVPQQLVVEVGLNIVYMVTGGQSLQKFHDVVCPDCKHIKLTYFIMIFASAHLVLSQLPNFHSISGVSLAAAVMSLCYSTIAWIASAAKGKSAEVDYHLRATTTPGKVFGFFGALGDVAFAYAGHNVVLEIQATIPSTPGKPSKKPMWKGVVVAYIIVAICYFPASLIGYWAFGNQVNDNILITLNKPKWLIALANMMVVVHLLGGYQIYAMPVFDMLETVLVRKFWFPPGLMLRLIARTAYVAFTMFVAITFPFFNELLSFFGGFAFAPTTYFLPCIMWLTVYKPKRFSLSWFTNWACIVIGVLLMVLSPIGGLRQIILKIKTYKFYQDYPQK, encoded by the exons atggaGATTCAACAAGTCGACAACGAATATTCTCCAGACAAG TTTGCCAGCCTCGCTCTTGCGCCCAAAGGCCGCACAGACTCTCAGGAAGGCCGCTGGAGAGCGCAGGAGAAGTCCATCGATGACTGGCTTCCGATCAACGCCAGGAGGAACGCCAAGTGGTGGTACGCCGCCTTCCACAATGTCACCGCCAtggtcggcgccggcgtgctAAGCCTTCCCTACGCAATGTCCGAGCTCGGCTG GGAGGCTGGCATCACGGTGCTGATCCTGTCATGGATCATCACGCTGTACACCTTGTGGCAGATGGTGGAGATGCACGAGATGGTGCCGGGCAAGCGGTTCGACCGGTACCACGAGCTGGGGCAGCACGCCTTCGGCGAGAAGCTGGGGCTCTGGATCGTCGTGCCGCAgcagctggtggtggaggtgggctTGAACATCGTGTACATGGTCACCGGCGGCCAGTCCCTGCAGAAGTTCCACGACGTGGTCTGCCCCGACTGCAAGCACATCAAGCTCACGTATTTCATCATGATCTTCGCCTCCGCCCACTTGGTGCTCTCCCAGCTCCCCAACTTCCACTCCATCTCTGGCGTCTCCCTCGCTGCCGCTGTCATGTCGCTTTG TTACTCGACGATCGCATGGATCGCGTCAGCAGCCAAGGGGAAGTCGGCGGAGGTGGACTACCACCTTCGTGCGACAACGACACCAGGGAAGGTGTTCGGCTTCTTCGGTGCACTTGGTGATGTGGCCTTCGCGTACGCGGGGCACAACGTGGTGCTAGAGATCCAGGCGACCATTCCATCGACACCGGGGAAGCCGTCTAAGAAGCCCATGTGGAAGGGTGTTGTCGTCGCCTACATCATCGTCGCGATATGCTACTTCCCCGCCTCGCTCATTGGTTACTGGGCCTTTggcaaccaagtcaatgataaCATCCTCATAACCCTCAACAAACCAAAGTGGCTCATTGCCCTCGCAAACATGATGGTCGTTGTCCATCTCCTTGGCGGTTACCAG ATTTACGCAATGCCGGTGTTCGACATGCTAGAAACGGTGCTGGTGAGGAAGTTTTGGTTTCCCCCAGGCCTAATGTTGCGTCTGATTGCCCGGACTGCCTATGTTG CGTTCACGATGTTCGTAGCCATCACCTTCCCCTTCTTCAATGAATTGCTCAGTTTCTTCGGTGGATTCGCCTTTGCACCGACAACTTATTTC CTTCCTTGCATCATGTGGCTCACAGTCTACAAACCCAAAAGGTTCAGCCTCTCATGGTTCACCAACTGG GCGTGTATTGTTATCGGAGTGCTGCTGATGGTACTATCACCAATTGGAGGACTCCGTCAGATCATTTTGAAAATCAAGACGTACAAATTCTACCAAGATTACCCCCAGAAATGA
- the LOC117860578 gene encoding transcription factor GTE9 isoform X2 has translation MMGKTHRFSKGHLLGFVPDYRHGVETVGESKGLGSPSRIDSGSSCAPPKRKCVSVNSEEGEGASGFNVRREVFSLARMTALDKKDLEMKLRDELAQVRALQNRLFPRGPAVNMNGGVVLAPGGGDVHPKKKVEKLKRSNSVQSDRGAPPPVVAAPPVASTINYATSFKQCGNLLKSLMSHAWAGPFLVPVDVVKLNIPDYFDIVKQPMDLGTIQKKMNAGMYSTPREFAADVRLTFSNAMNYNPVNNDVHLMAKTLNKTFETRWRLIEKKLPRPGEKPPQPDEKPPQPDEKPPMREPSKKNKTKRDAIEKEDPIKKKPSKKSTPKQDIFQEEDLLDNPVLQPKKRKTSPLVSSPLLQDAPLVEAVVPTGKRIMTSEEKYELSARLQSYGALIPDHVVEFIRSHADDCGADEEELELDMDALGDDTLFELQKLLDDYDRVNPSRNLTEEDPHEVESQSQHELINPSVCNEEGNELIDEDIDIGENDPPVSTLPPVVFEVETADRSSKRSTSSSSSSDSESSSSDSSSSSGSDTDAKALPQNSGLKESVLPVDCLDQEKGSLNTSNLPEQSTEPVSVTADGEGENVSEKQVSPEKQIRAALLRSRFADTILKAHEKALDQVTKKDPEKLRREREELERLQREERARLQAEAKAAEDARKKAEAAAAAEAAAEAKRQRELEREAARKALQEMEKTVDINEGSLFLKDLEMLGSVTGEQMPNSVGEMSPADMPEALGFQLGGNPLEKLGLYMKNDEEDDDGDFTDEPAVDVEEGEID, from the exons ATGATGGGGAAGACGCATAGGTTCTCCAAGGGCCACCTGCTCGGCTTCGTGCCGGATTATCGGCACGGGGTGGAGACAGTGGGGGAGTCCAAGGGGCTCGGAAGCCCCTCCAGGATTGACTCGGGGAGCTCCTGCGCTCCGCCCAAGAGGAAATGCGTCAGCGTGAATTcggaggagggggaaggggcCTCGGGGTTCAATGTGCGCCGGGAGGTGTTCTCGCTGGCGAGGATGACGGCTCTGGATAAGAAGGACCTGGAGATGAAGCTCCGTGATGAGCTTGCGCAGGTGAGGGCCCTCCAGAATAGACTGTTTCCAAGAGGGCCTGCGGTTAACATGAATGGTGGGGTGGTGTTGGCACCTGGAGGTGGTGATGTGCACCCCAAGAAGAAGGTCGAGAAGCTCAAGAGGAGCAATTCGGTGCAGTCGGACAGGGGAGCGCCGCCACCAGTGGTCGCCGCACCACCTGTAGCCAGCACTATTAACTACGCAACGTCGTTCAAACAATGTGGCAACCTTCTGAAGTCCCTTATGAGCCATGCCTGGGCAGGCCCGTTTCTTGTCCCGGTTGACGTTGTAAAGCTGAACATCCCTGATTATTTTGATATAGTCAAGCAGCCCATGGATTTGGGTACCATCCAGAAAAAGATGAATGCAGGCATGTACTCTACACCTCGGGAATTTGCTGCAGATGTGAGGCTTACTTTCAGCAATGCTATGAATTACAACCCGGTCAATAATGACGTTCATCTAATGGCCAAAACTCTGAACAAGACCTTTGAAACACGATGGAGGCTTATTGAGAAGAAGCTTCCTCGACCAGGCGAGAAGCCTCCTCAACCAGACGAGAAGCCTCCTCAACCAGATGAGAAGCCTCCAATGAGGGAGCCCTCGAAAAAGAACAAAACTAAGAGAGATGCCATTGAGAAAGAAGATCCCATCAAGAAAAAACCCTCAAAGAAAAGCACACCTAAGCAAGACATCTTTCAGGAAGAAGATTTGCTGGACAATCCAGTTTTGCAACCAAAGAAGAGGAAAACCTCTCCTTTGGTTTCCTCTCCTTTGCTACAAGATGCTCCATTGGTAGAGGCCGTTGTTCCAACTGGAAAGAGAATAATGACGAGTGaggaaaaatatgaattaaGTGCAAGACTGCAATCATATGGTGCATTGATTCCAGATCATGTAGTTGAGTTCATAAGGAGTCATGCTGATGATTGCGGTGCTGATGAAGAAGAATTAGAGCTTGATATGGATGCTCTTGGTGATGATACACTTTTTGAATTACAGAAGCTACTTGATGACTATGACAGGGTTAATCCCTCAAGAAACCTTACAGAAGAGGACCCTCACGAGGTTGAG TCTCAGAGTCAACATGAGCTCATCAATCCATCAGTATGTAACGAAGAAG GCAATGAGCTCATTGATGAGGATATTGACATTGGGGAGAATGACCCTCCAGTTTCGACACTTCCTCCTGTTGTATTTGAAGTTGAAACAGCAGACAGAAGCAGCAAGCGTAGTACATCTAGCAGCTCAAGTAGTGACTCAGAATCATCCTCTAGTG ATTCAAGTAGCTCTTCTGGAAGTGATACGGATGCCAAAGCTCTTCCACAAAACAGCGGGTTAAAG GAAAGTGTTCTACCTGTGGATTGCTTGGACCAGGAAAAGG GTTCACTTAACACATCAAATCTACCAGAGCAAAGTACAGAACCTGTATCTGTCACTGCTGATGGTGAGG GGGAAAATGTGTCTGAGAAGCAGGTCTCCCCTGAAAAGCAAATCCGAGCTGCCCTTCTGAGAAGCCGCTTTGCTGATACAATTCTCAAGGCTCACGAAAAGGCACTTGACCAG GTTACAAAAAAGGATCCTGAGAAGCTTCGGCGTGAGAGGGAGGAGCTTGAGAGGTTACAAAGAGAAG AGAGAGCCCGGTTGCAAGCTGAGGCTAAAGCTGCAGAGGATGCTCGCAAGAAGGCTGAAGCAGCAGCGGCTGCCGAGGCTGCTGCAGAAGCTAAGCGGCAAAGGGAGCTTGAGAGAGAAGCAGCTCGTAAGGCTTTGCAAGAG ATGGAGAAAACTGTTGACATCAATGAAGGTAGCCTCTTTCTGAAAGATCTTGAAATGCTCGGAAGTGTCACAGGTGAACAGATGCCCAACTCAGTTGGTGAAATGAGTCCAGCTGATATGCCAGAGGCTCTAGGGTTTCAACTGGGTGGCAACCCCCTAGAAAAGCTCGGATTGtacatgaaaaatgatgaagaggatgatgatggTGATTTCACAGATGAACCTGCGGTTGATGTCGAAGAGGGCGAAATAGATTAA